The following coding sequences lie in one Nakaseomyces glabratus chromosome K, complete sequence genomic window:
- the ERV2 gene encoding flavin-linked sulfhydryl oxidase (CAGL0K05401g~Ortholog(s) have protein disulfide isomerase activity, thiol oxidase activity, role in oxidation-reduction process and cytosol, fungal-type vacuole membrane, integral component of endoplasmic reticulum membrane, nucleus localization), producing the protein MAKRIGRFHGSHIVRAIAALTLVGLVWYFFNTDSSMSVSAPMAGRLRDTVEPVSNVEKSGSGVSQEDKMKAIDDATIMPLMEDKQAKVELGRASWKYFHTLLARFPDKPTKEERQKLKTFLELYAELYPCGECAYHFVKLMDKYPPQTSSRTAAALWGCHVHNIVNEYLKKPEYDCSTILEDYDCGCGDTSVKNNKVTVEKEGRQHG; encoded by the coding sequence ATGGCTAAAAGGATAGGGCGATTTCACGGCAGCCATATAGTTCGTGCCATTGCTGCGCTGACATTAGTTGGGCTGGTATGGTATTTCTTCAACACTGATTCTTCGATGAGTGTATCGGCACCAATGGCAGGTCGTCTACGGGACACTGTTGAGCCAGTTAGCAATGTTGAGAAGAGCGGTAGTGGGGTGAGTCAAGAGGATAAGATGAAAGCCATTGATGATGCGACAATTATGCCCCTAATGGAGGACAAACAAGCCAAGGTAGAGCTCGGGAGAGCTTCATGGAAGTATTTCCACACGTTACTGGCGCGGTTCCCTGATAAGCCAACTAAAGAGGAGAGACAGAAGTTAAAGACGTTTTTAGAGTTGTATGCTGAACTATATCCCTGTGGTGAATGTGCGTACCATTTCGTTAAGTTGATGGACAAGTATCCACCGCAGACCTCAAGTCGTACTGCAGCGGCGCTGTGGGGATGTCACGTACATAACATAGTCAATgagtatttgaagaaaccGGAATACGACTGTAGTACAATCCTAGAGGATTACGATTGTGGCTGTGGGGACACTTCGGTAAAGAATAACAAAGTTACCGTTGAGAAAGAAGGCAGACAGCACGGCTAG